In Takifugu flavidus isolate HTHZ2018 chromosome 1, ASM371156v2, whole genome shotgun sequence, the DNA window AACGGCAATATCCATGAGACGGTGCACGACAGCAACTGTATCAACGGCAACCCTGACAACGCAGCACCAGCAGGTGAGGGATGAACACGCATTCTCCCTTTTTTGCAAGGAGTAATTCATGCAGGGACGCACCTTGTTCCCTCTTTGATCTATAAGCTTATATAGTTTCTTTAAATCGAATTAAGTGCGCATTTTGCTCCAGGAAAACTGTACACACACTCAGTGGTTGTGCCGGTTACTAAAAACTTAACTGTGAAGGTTAAGTTTAACCTAGAAATGCAAAATGTGTTAAATTATCATCATAGCTCAGTAATTAAACATCAGTAATTAACCAAGCACCTGAAGttattattgtaaaaaaaataaaacaacttcaGATGCTTTTTCTTTAATTCTTAAGTTGATTTTGGACGACTTCAAGGGTTTCTTTTGATTAGGATGTCGGGGCTCATGGGAAACAGGTGGACAGAGGAAAACGCTGTGCTCACTGACTTTCCTTTCCATCCATTCAAGAGACAGTAAATAATAACTGAGTTGATGCTGTTTTGATAAGCTGTCCTTTCTGTTCATACTACGGATAACAATGTCAGACTGAGTCAGAGCTGATGACTAAGTCAAATGAAATCCAATTGTTCCACAGCAGCATCCAGCTCGTTGGCTGGTGGCCTGGACAACGACAAACAGTCAAATGCCAATGAGCAACCTGCAGCCCCCTCCCTGGATAATAAGCCCATTATGGAGACTCCCACCTCTGGTGTAGGAGGGGAGGTAaaactgagggagaggaggaggagagagtcgGCCCCGGTGATTGGTGTGGCAGATTTGGACCACCCACACCCTTCAGGTTGCCACAGCCAGCAGGTGCGGGGGGCTCGCAGGATATCCAAAGGGTCTCAGCGGGCCATGCTGGTCAGCTGTCTCTCTGAGGACTGCTCACTGGAGGGACTGGACCCTGTTGGAGATATCAACACGCCCAAGGGAAGCCGGCGGAACTTCATCGAGTTGATGATGAGTAGCTCTCCTCAGGTAGGATACTTTGTCTGTGTGGTCCTACTTCAAACTCGTAACTTTATTTGTACGGCGGTTGACAACAGCGGGGGGATGTAATGTCACCTTAGAGGTTGCTGTGGAAATGCAATATTCATGAAGCTCGTCTCCACAGCATCTGACTTATGCAACTCAGAAATTTGATACAGTGATGTAACAGAGCTCAACCGTGTAAGCTCGGGTCAGGGTTAAGCCTCCCGTGATGTGGCTCATGTCTTTCTGATGATCAtcctctgtaaaaaaaaaaacaaacatgctcaTCATGTTGTCAGCACTTGGTCCTGTTTATGTGCCATCAACAAATGTGATGATTGTGTGTCCGGTGTGTAAAAGCCAGGATATGGATGCTACATTTTTCCTGATCCGTCTTCCATTGATTCATAACTCAGTAGCTGCGTAACactgaaaaaataataattctctTCCCCTAGAGTCGTTTTACCGAAAGCCATTTCTACCAGTTCTCTCAAAAATTGTCATTGTGCAGGTCCGCAGGTCTCTGATCAGCCGCGGTTCACGCGTCCGTGACTCTGTCAAAGGCGACGGCGACTCAacgtccctcctctcctcagccacGGATGAAGATTGCGCCTCCGTGACCCTCGACCCGCTGGAACACGAGTGGATGCTGTGCTCCTCGGACGGCCTGTGGGACAGCCTGCAGCCCCTGCTTGCTGTGGAGCCTGGACTTGTGACCAAGAGGGACTTTGTGACCGGCTTCACCTGCCTCCACTGGGCCGCTAAGCAGGGcaaagcagagctgctgtccCAGCTGCTGGCCTTCGCCAAAGAGAACGCCATCCCCGTCAATGTCAACGTGAGGTCCAGCGCCGGGTACACCCCTCTACACTTGGCAGCCATGCATGGGCATACCCAGGTGGGTCAGCATGTCTGATGTCTTAGACCTGCCGGTGAAGAGCAATAGTGACACCGTGTGTGGCTTAACTGTCAGAAAACAGACATgattttgattgacaggtggttcgtgtgctgctgtctgactgGGAGGCAGACCCCGAGGCTCGAGACTACAGCGGGAGGAGAGCCATCCagtacctgcccccccccctggcTGCCAACCTGCAAGAGGAAGGAGTCGTCATCTCGCCCGGATCCGAGTCAGACAGGGAGAATGTCAACGGCGGCAGTGGCGTCAGCAGTGGAGGCCGCGGGTGGCGCTTCCCAAAAGTCCTCCCTGGAAACCTCAACCCGCTGCGACTCCTGAACCCGCCGGCCGAGGCGGCCGAGGACGCGGCTTCAGGGAAGAGGACCAAGGGGAGGAAGGAACTTCAGAGGAAGTCGTCCCTGAGCAGGCTGAACGCCCGGCTCCACCGGGGGCGCCACAGAGCCCAAATCATCCACAGTGCGTCGTTCAAGGACGCCGAGGAGGTTGGAAAAGTGGAGGATCTTCCCAGCAGCCCACTGCGCACACGACCGCTGTCCAATTTGTTTGGTTGAATTCCCTCAATCAGACATGTACAGCAGAAATACAGTTTACTGGCATTTATTCGCTGTCATTTCAGACACTTTTGTCATCAAATTCAAAGAATACGATAGAAATGCCAGAGCAGAGCCGGGTTCTTCACCATTTATTCTGGTTTTTATTGCCGTGGTTAGGTTTACACACAGGTGCATAACAGACACGATGATAAC includes these proteins:
- the sowahca gene encoding ankyrin repeat domain-containing protein SOWAHC isoform X1, which translates into the protein MMMASNCTEQAVQEFLMERGGRVRQMELIDHFLSVCGRNEQSTEGLDSEALKRVVESVGFVKVEDGVKFVCLNGEGSVMRAGTDGHDHEECNGNIHETVHDSNCINGNPDNAAPAAASSSLAGGLDNDKQSNANEQPAAPSLDNKPIMETPTSGVGGEVKLRERRRRESAPVIGVADLDHPHPSGCHSQQVRGARRISKGSQRAMLVSCLSEDCSLEGLDPVGDINTPKGSRRNFIELMMSSSPQVRRSLISRGSRVRDSVKGDGDSTSLLSSATDEDCASVTLDPLEHEWMLCSSDGLWDSLQPLLAVEPGLVTKRDFVTGFTCLHWAAKQGKAELLSQLLAFAKENAIPVNVNVRSSAGYTPLHLAAMHGHTQVVRVLLSDWEADPEARDYSGRRAIQYLPPPLAANLQEEGVVISPGSESDRENVNGGSGVSSGGRGWRFPKVLPGNLNPLRLLNPPAEAAEDAASGKRTKGRKELQRKSSLSRLNARLHRGRHRAQIIHSASFKDAEEVGKVEDLPSSPLRTRPLSNLFG
- the sowahca gene encoding ankyrin repeat domain-containing protein SOWAHC isoform X2, which produces MMMASNCTEQAVQEFLMERGGRVRQMELIDHFLSVCGRNEQSTEGLDSEALKRVVESVGFVKVEDGVKFVCLNGEGSVMRAGTDGHDHEECNGNIHETVHDSNCINGNPDNAAPAASSSLAGGLDNDKQSNANEQPAAPSLDNKPIMETPTSGVGGEVKLRERRRRESAPVIGVADLDHPHPSGCHSQQVRGARRISKGSQRAMLVSCLSEDCSLEGLDPVGDINTPKGSRRNFIELMMSSSPQVRRSLISRGSRVRDSVKGDGDSTSLLSSATDEDCASVTLDPLEHEWMLCSSDGLWDSLQPLLAVEPGLVTKRDFVTGFTCLHWAAKQGKAELLSQLLAFAKENAIPVNVNVRSSAGYTPLHLAAMHGHTQVVRVLLSDWEADPEARDYSGRRAIQYLPPPLAANLQEEGVVISPGSESDRENVNGGSGVSSGGRGWRFPKVLPGNLNPLRLLNPPAEAAEDAASGKRTKGRKELQRKSSLSRLNARLHRGRHRAQIIHSASFKDAEEVGKVEDLPSSPLRTRPLSNLFG